The following coding sequences are from one Granulicella sp. L56 window:
- a CDS encoding efflux RND transporter permease subunit, producing MSSFAIKYPFFVLMICLIVVVVGVTTVIGMPVDLFPQVNIPVVVVATFYSGMPPQQIESDITNSYERFFTLGSGIDHIESRSLPGVSLIKIYFQPGVDGNAAVSNISNLAMANLRRLPPGTLPPVVLKFDASNMPVCLITLKGQGLNETQLKDLAQFSVRNQVANVPGASVPQPYGGRYRQIQVYVDPVKLEAHQMSVMDVVKSLNASNLILPAGDVRIGPKDYNIYANSQVPIVDQINDLPLKTVGNSSVMVGDIGQAKDAGQLQTNIVRVDGQKSVYIPVLKQGGNSNTITIVNGVKQAVAHLLDVPKELKTDVVFDQSVFVKIAVKNVINEGMIGLVLTALMILLFLGNFRATIAVLLSIPISCLATFLILNMGGSSINTMVLGGLALALSRLIDNSVVVLENIFRHMEMGESPVVAAEAGGKEVQLAVLAGTVCTCIVFFPVVLLYGVSKYLFTALALAVVIALFASFIVAMTVVPLFCARFIRIDGAHGSHDDYEEVESSADPNSALNNPRKRNPFSVIVFQFNRAFYALLAWYEGAVWKCLKKPGLVVGACSLIFIVSLAIYPLMGKAFFPRTDPGQFVINVKVPAGTRIELTNEYLAKMEQDIRSIVTPHDLNIIVSNIGITPDLSAIYTSNSGMNTAFIQVSLKEDHKIGSYAYMDRVRAKLAKDFPDVGTYFQAGGLVDSVVNQGKPAPIDIQITGSNLQDDYQLAQETAAKLRKLSSINDVLVPQDLDYPGLELNINREHAALLGVSPKDVVDNVITALTSDGMIAPSFWVDPKSGNSYMLTVQYPEDQIKTLTDFMQIPLRSPDGTKTTPLESLADIKQINTPTEVDHYQLRRLIDIYVMPKTEDLSVANADVNKILSKTRVSDGVIVKEVGAIKDMQSSFSSFGIGLILAIVLVYLILMAQFTSFSDPFVILLAVPPGITGVLVFLWMTGTTVNVMSLMGAVMMTGIAVSNSILIVEFTGTLRAKGMALRQALVEASKARLRPILMTTLATVLGLIPMALALEPGSEQYAPLARAILGGLVVSVVVTVFLVPAAYLLIHHKEESAAPEEI from the coding sequence ATGTCATCCTTCGCAATTAAATATCCATTTTTTGTTCTAATGATATGCCTGATCGTAGTTGTTGTAGGTGTTACGACGGTGATAGGTATGCCGGTCGACCTATTTCCGCAGGTCAATATTCCTGTTGTTGTAGTAGCCACTTTCTATTCGGGTATGCCACCACAGCAGATCGAATCCGATATTACGAATAGCTATGAACGATTTTTTACTCTTGGAAGTGGAATTGATCATATTGAATCTCGATCTCTTCCCGGTGTAAGTCTCATCAAGATTTATTTTCAACCCGGTGTTGATGGTAATGCTGCGGTAAGTAACATCTCAAACCTTGCCATGGCAAACCTGCGTCGTCTTCCGCCGGGAACGCTTCCACCTGTCGTGCTCAAGTTCGACGCATCGAATATGCCTGTCTGCCTGATTACATTGAAAGGGCAAGGACTCAATGAAACTCAGCTTAAAGATTTAGCGCAGTTTAGTGTAAGAAATCAGGTTGCCAATGTTCCGGGAGCGTCGGTTCCACAGCCATATGGGGGTCGTTATCGACAGATTCAGGTATATGTCGATCCGGTAAAGCTCGAAGCACATCAGATGAGCGTTATGGACGTAGTTAAGTCTCTAAATGCGTCTAATCTAATTCTTCCTGCTGGAGATGTTCGCATTGGACCTAAGGATTACAACATCTATGCGAATAGTCAGGTCCCTATCGTCGATCAAATTAATGACCTGCCATTGAAGACAGTTGGTAATTCTTCCGTGATGGTGGGAGACATTGGGCAGGCAAAAGATGCAGGGCAGTTACAGACCAATATCGTTCGTGTCGACGGTCAAAAGTCTGTCTATATTCCAGTTCTGAAGCAAGGAGGCAATTCCAACACCATTACCATTGTGAATGGTGTGAAGCAGGCTGTTGCCCATTTGCTTGATGTGCCGAAGGAGTTGAAGACAGATGTTGTTTTTGACCAATCTGTATTCGTAAAGATTGCCGTGAAGAACGTGATCAATGAAGGCATGATTGGTCTCGTCCTCACGGCACTGATGATTCTATTATTTCTAGGAAATTTCCGAGCAACGATTGCCGTTTTGCTCTCTATTCCTATCTCCTGCCTGGCAACGTTTTTGATCCTTAATATGGGAGGGAGTTCCATCAATACGATGGTGCTGGGCGGCCTTGCGCTTGCACTTTCCCGACTTATCGATAATTCCGTTGTGGTTCTGGAAAATATTTTTCGGCATATGGAGATGGGAGAGTCTCCTGTTGTCGCTGCCGAAGCAGGTGGAAAAGAAGTGCAACTTGCTGTTCTGGCAGGAACGGTTTGTACCTGTATTGTCTTCTTTCCCGTCGTGCTTCTCTATGGGGTCAGCAAATATCTGTTCACTGCATTAGCTTTAGCGGTGGTAATTGCTCTTTTCGCATCCTTTATTGTTGCGATGACGGTTGTCCCTTTATTTTGCGCACGGTTTATCCGTATCGACGGTGCGCATGGATCACATGATGATTACGAAGAAGTGGAGTCCTCGGCAGATCCAAACAGTGCATTGAACAATCCGAGAAAACGAAACCCATTCAGCGTTATTGTCTTCCAATTCAATCGGGCGTTTTATGCTCTTCTTGCGTGGTATGAGGGTGCTGTATGGAAGTGCCTCAAAAAGCCGGGCCTTGTTGTGGGAGCCTGCTCGCTGATTTTTATCGTCAGCCTTGCGATCTATCCATTGATGGGAAAGGCATTTTTTCCGCGAACCGATCCTGGGCAATTCGTCATTAATGTGAAAGTTCCAGCAGGAACACGAATTGAGTTGACGAATGAATATCTTGCCAAGATGGAACAGGACATACGCAGTATCGTAACTCCGCACGATCTGAATATCATCGTTTCAAATATTGGTATTACTCCCGATCTTTCAGCTATCTACACCTCGAATTCGGGAATGAATACCGCATTTATCCAGGTGAGCCTCAAAGAAGACCATAAGATTGGAAGCTATGCTTATATGGATCGAGTTCGAGCTAAGTTAGCTAAGGACTTTCCAGATGTTGGAACTTACTTTCAAGCTGGCGGCTTGGTCGATTCCGTTGTAAATCAAGGTAAACCAGCCCCGATCGACATTCAGATCACGGGAAGCAACCTTCAAGATGACTATCAACTAGCTCAAGAAACTGCTGCGAAGCTACGGAAGCTAAGCTCTATCAATGATGTTCTGGTTCCACAGGACCTTGACTATCCAGGGCTGGAGCTTAATATTAATCGCGAGCACGCCGCTTTGCTTGGCGTGTCGCCGAAGGACGTTGTCGATAATGTGATCACTGCACTTACCTCAGACGGTATGATTGCACCGAGTTTCTGGGTCGATCCGAAGAGCGGCAATAGCTATATGTTGACGGTTCAATATCCGGAAGATCAGATCAAGACGCTCACTGATTTTATGCAGATTCCTTTGCGTTCCCCGGATGGCACTAAGACCACGCCGCTGGAGTCGCTTGCGGATATCAAACAGATCAATACTCCTACAGAGGTAGATCACTATCAGCTTCGACGCTTGATCGATATATACGTTATGCCGAAGACGGAAGACCTAAGTGTTGCCAATGCCGATGTGAATAAAATTCTGTCGAAGACAAGGGTGTCGGACGGCGTGATTGTAAAGGAAGTCGGCGCCATCAAGGATATGCAATCTTCTTTTTCCAGTTTTGGCATTGGTCTGATTCTGGCGATTGTGCTTGTCTATCTGATTTTGATGGCGCAATTTACTTCGTTTTCCGATCCCTTTGTTATCTTGCTGGCGGTGCCACCGGGTATTACAGGTGTGCTTGTGTTTCTGTGGATGACGGGTACAACGGTTAATGTGATGTCGTTGATGGGCGCTGTGATGATGACCGGCATTGCAGTGTCGAACAGCATTTTGATCGTGGAATTTACTGGAACCTTGCGTGCAAAAGGTATGGCACTTAGGCAGGCACTCGTTGAAGCAAGCAAGGCTCGTCTACGGCCCATTCTTATGACGACCCTGGCTACAGTCCTGGGGCTGATCCCTATGGCATTGGCACTGGAGCCGGGCAGTGAACAGTATGCTCCGCTGGCTCGTGCGATTTTAGGCGGCCTTGTGGTTTCGGTTGTGGTTACTGTGTTTCTCGTTCCGGCGGCTTATCTATTGATTCATCACAAAGAAGAATCTGCAGCTCCGGAGGAGATCTAA
- a CDS encoding efflux RND transporter periplasmic adaptor subunit, which translates to MARVTRRDLASTLTVAGQFQPYQQVDLHAKVSGYIRRINVDIGDRVRTGQVIATLEVPELNAQLVGAQAEVRHSQSEIARAKSEVTGAESSHAALHDAYMRLAQASHQRPGLIAEQELDDALAKDQNSEASIDVAKAALEATEEQLGVSNADKQRVQALADYSVVTAPFSGVVTKRYADTGSLIQAGTASNTQAMPVVQLAQSDVLRLRMPVPEADVPYIQDGGTVQVKVQATGKSFMGKIVRFARELDPSTRTMVTEVDVTNPTLELSPGMYAESAISLQQRNHVLTVPIQAVVQGDSQSYVLVLDNDNRVQKKVVTLGVQGADRAEITSGLKEGELVIVSAQANYQVGQTVSPRFESVSMPNEAGDK; encoded by the coding sequence GTGGCTCGGGTTACACGGAGAGACCTGGCCAGTACTCTTACGGTTGCCGGGCAGTTTCAGCCGTATCAACAAGTAGATCTTCATGCAAAAGTATCGGGCTATATCCGCCGCATCAATGTAGATATCGGCGACCGTGTACGAACTGGACAGGTAATTGCAACATTAGAGGTTCCTGAGCTCAATGCTCAGTTGGTGGGCGCTCAGGCCGAAGTAAGGCATAGTCAATCGGAGATTGCCCGGGCCAAGAGCGAGGTTACAGGCGCTGAATCAAGCCATGCTGCGTTGCACGATGCTTATATGCGGCTCGCTCAAGCATCGCATCAGCGTCCCGGCCTGATTGCGGAACAGGAGCTAGACGATGCACTTGCGAAAGACCAGAATTCAGAGGCAAGCATCGATGTTGCGAAGGCTGCGCTTGAGGCTACAGAAGAGCAATTAGGTGTGTCGAACGCGGACAAGCAGCGAGTTCAGGCGCTGGCGGATTACTCCGTTGTTACCGCTCCCTTTAGTGGTGTTGTTACAAAGCGGTATGCCGATACGGGGTCTTTAATTCAGGCTGGAACAGCCTCCAATACACAGGCGATGCCGGTTGTACAGCTTGCACAGAGTGACGTGCTTCGGCTGCGTATGCCGGTCCCGGAGGCGGATGTTCCCTATATTCAGGATGGTGGAACTGTACAGGTCAAGGTTCAGGCAACGGGAAAATCCTTTATGGGAAAGATTGTGCGATTTGCCCGTGAGCTGGATCCTTCAACGAGAACAATGGTGACGGAGGTCGATGTTACAAATCCTACGCTTGAGCTTAGCCCAGGTATGTATGCGGAATCGGCCATCTCTCTTCAGCAACGAAATCATGTTCTGACGGTTCCAATTCAAGCCGTGGTTCAAGGAGATTCGCAATCTTACGTTTTAGTGTTGGATAACGACAATCGTGTCCAAAAGAAGGTTGTCACACTAGGGGTGCAAGGGGCTGACCGGGCTGAAATTACGAGTGGCCTTAAGGAAGGCGAATTGGTGATTGTATCTGCGCAGGCAAACTATCAAGTGGGGCAGACGGTAAGTCCGAGATTCGAGTCCGTGTCTATGCCGAACGAAGCGGGGGATAAGTAA